A stretch of DNA from Hydrogenophaga sp. SL48:
GACCTTCACCATCACCGTCGAGCCCAGCGGCCGTGTCTTCAGCGCCGAGTCCGGCGAAGCCATCCTCGCCGCAGGCATCCGCCAGGGCATCGGCCTACCCTACGGCTGCAAGGACGGCGCCTGCGGCTCCTGCAAATGCAAGCTGGTGAGCGGCAGCGTGGCCCACGGCCCGCACCAGACCAAGGCGCTGAGTGCCGAGGAAGAAGCGGCGGGCTACGTGCTGACCTGCTGTGGCGTGGCGCAATCGGACGTGACGCTGGAGTCGCGCCAGGTCACCGAGGCCGGCGCCTTCCCGATCAAGAAGATGCCGGTGCGTGTGAGCAGCCTGGAGCGCGTGTCGCACGACGTGATCGTGCTCAAGCTGCAGCTGCCGGCGGCCGACGCCTTCCAGTACCACGCGGGCCAGTACGTCGAGTTCCTGCTGCGCGACGGCGACCGCCGCAGCTACTCCATGGCCAATGCGCCGCACACCCAGGCCAGCGGCAACTGGGTCGAGCTGCACCTGCGCCACATGCCCGGCGGCAAGTTCACCGACCACGCCTTCGGCACGATGAAGGAAAAAGACATCCTGCGCATCGAGGGGCCCTACGGCAGCTTCTTCCTGCGCGAAGACAGCGACAAGCCCCTGGTGCTGCTGGCCTCGGGCACCGGCTTCGCGCCCATCAAGGCGCTGATCGAGCACATGCAGCACAAGGGCATCACCCGCCCGGCCACGCTGTACTGGGGCGGCCGCCGCCCGGCCGACCTGTACCAGAACGCCTGGGTCGAGGCGCAGCTGGCCACCATGCCCAACCTGCGCTACGTGCCGGTGATCTCGGACGCCTTGCCCGAAGACGCCTGGACCGGCCGCACCGGCTTCGTGCACAGCGCGGTGCTGCAGGACTTCCCCGATCTCTCGGGCCACCAG
This window harbors:
- a CDS encoding CDP-6-deoxy-delta-3,4-glucoseen reductase, which gives rise to MTFTITVEPSGRVFSAESGEAILAAGIRQGIGLPYGCKDGACGSCKCKLVSGSVAHGPHQTKALSAEEEAAGYVLTCCGVAQSDVTLESRQVTEAGAFPIKKMPVRVSSLERVSHDVIVLKLQLPAADAFQYHAGQYVEFLLRDGDRRSYSMANAPHTQASGNWVELHLRHMPGGKFTDHAFGTMKEKDILRIEGPYGSFFLREDSDKPLVLLASGTGFAPIKALIEHMQHKGITRPATLYWGGRRPADLYQNAWVEAQLATMPNLRYVPVISDALPEDAWTGRTGFVHSAVLQDFPDLSGHQVYACGAPIVVDSARAQYIAEAGLPPEEFYADSFTSAKDKA